A stretch of the Nicotiana tabacum cultivar K326 chromosome 6, ASM71507v2, whole genome shotgun sequence genome encodes the following:
- the LOC107765528 gene encoding LRR receptor-like serine/threonine-protein kinase EFR has product MDVFPASFNFHTFLAIHAVLHVFLFLFFSQYAAAATLLGNETDKLALLGFKSQITEDPSGVLASWNDSVHFCLWTGVRCGLRQERVISLNLKGLSLAGPVSAYLGNLSLLNSLDLAENSFHDQIPRQLSKLSRLQNLNLSFNYLGGEIPVNLSHCVNLKSLALDHNNLVGQIPDEVGSLTRLVKLYLKTNNLTGVFPGSIGNLTSLQELYLSFNNLEGELPASLARLTKLRQLGLSVNSLSGEFPPPLYNLSSLELIALSHNNFSGNLRSDLGHYFPNLQKLYLAECQFIGSIPSSLANASKLLQLDFPINNFTGNIPKSFGNLRNLLWLNVGSNHLGYGKHDDLNFVSSLTNCSNLLTLHFGDNQYGGTLPHSIANLSSQLQRLLLYGNRIDGSIPKEISNLVNLNVLDMSYNNLTGNIPDSIGRLTNLGSLNLGNNLLMKGVIPSSLGNLTKLVYLFLGYNGLEGNIPSTLGNCNQLLRLDIAENNLTGTIPQELIALSSLTKIYAYYNSFTGPLPVYIGNWSQLTYLDFSYNNFSGMIPQSLGKCLALGDIYMKGNSLEGTIPDLEDLQDLQFLDLSLNNLSGPIPQFIANLTSLLSFNLSFNNLEGEVPVTGIFSNVSADMFIGNSKLCGGIQELHLPPCVYQETQKTRKKHALALKFILTIVFVASFSILALLVVFLCLRRSLRKDQPEDKSKSANFYPNISYEELRNATGGFSSENLIGSGSFGTVYKGSLASDGAVVAVKVLNLQHQGASKSFIAECQALRNIRHRNLVKVITACSGSDYKGNEFKALVFEFMQNGSLEEWLHPKAETQRSSLTILQRINIVLDVASALHYLHHQCQIPMIHCDIKPQNILLDEDLTAHLGDFGLVRLVPGFSIEPNLHQFSSLGVMGTIGYAAPEYGMGGKVSILGDMYSFGILILEIFTGRRPTDTLFQESSSLHHFVETALPDSEMEILDKTALNGDIMGKPTNGEEYWASIEKEQMECLVRILEIGVACSAESPRDRLTMRQVYSKLTQIREDFLGVEEVKRRLRP; this is encoded by the exons ATGGATGTTTTCCCCGCGAGTTTTAATTTCCACACCTTTTTGGCTATCCATGCTGTACTTCACGTGTTCCTATTCTTATTTTTCTCCCAATATGCTGCAGCCGCTACATTACTTGGTAATGAAACGGACAAACTTGCCTTACTCGGGTTCAAGTCCCAAATAACTGAAGATCCATCAGGAGTTTTGGCCTCTTGGAACGATTCTGTTCATTTCTGTCTATGGACTGGAGTAAGATGTGGCCTTAGACAGGAAAGAGTCATTAGCTTGAATCTAAAAGGGCTAAGCTTGGCAGGTCCAGTCTCCGCTTACCTCGGAAATCTTTCCTTGCTCAATTCTCTTGACCTTGCGGAAAATTCCTTCCATGATCAAATTCCTCGACAACTCAGCAAGCTGTCAAGGCTTCAAAACCTGAATTTGAGTTTTAACTATCTAGGAGGGGAAATTCCAGTTAATCTATCACATTGTGTTAACCTCAAGAGCCTTGCCCTCGACCACAACAATCTTGTGGGACAGATTCCTGACGAAGTTGGATCATTAACGAGGTTAGTGAAATTGTATCTCAAAACTAACAATCTGACAGGAGTCTTTCCAGGTTCTATTGGGAACCTAACATCTTTACAAGAGTTGTATTTATCGTTCAACAATCTAGAGGGAGAATTACCAGCTTCTTTAGCTCGATTGACCAAGTTGAGACAGCTTGGATTGTCAGTAAATAGCTTATCTGGGGAGTTCCCTCCTCCGTTATACAATTTGTCGTCCCTGGAATTAATAGCACTTTCCCATAACAACTTTTCTGGTAATCTCAGATCCGATTTAGGCCATTACTTCCCTAATCTCCAAAAACTTTACTTGGCAGAATGTCAATTTATTGGTTCCATTCCATCCTCTTTGGCTAACGCTTCAAAATTGCTACAGCTTGATTTTCCTATAAACAATTTCACCGGAAATATACCTAAGAGTTTTGGTAACTTGAGAAATTTGCTGTGGCTCAATGTTGGGAGTAACCATCTTGGATATGGTAAGCATGATGACCTCAACTTTGTAAGTTCTCTTACCAATTGCAGCAATCTGCTGACGCTCCATTTTGGAGACAACCAGTATGGAGGTACATTACCCCATTCAATAGCCAACCTTTCTAGTCAGTTACAACGTCTACTTCTCTACGGAAATAGAATTGATGGAAGCATACCCAAAGAGATCTCAAACCTGGTAAACTTGAATGTACTTGACATGAGTTACAACAATCTCACAGGTAACATTCCAGATTCTATTGGAAGACTTACAAACTTGGGAAGTCTCAACTTGGGTAACAATCTCTTGATGAAAGGGGTCATCCCTTCTTCACTAGGAAATCTCACTAAACTCGTGTATCTTTTTTTGGGATATAACGGGTTAGAGGGTAACATACCTTCAACCTTGGGAAACTGTAACCAACTGCTAAGATTGGACATTGCTGAAAACAATCTGACAGGAACTATACCACAGGAACTTATTGCTCTCTCATCCCTCACAAAAATTTATGCATATTATAACTCTTTTACGGGTCCTTTGCCAGTGTACATTGGTAACTGGAGTCAACTTACTTATCTTGATTTTTCTTACAACAATTTTTCGGGTATGATTCCACAAAGTCTGGGAAAGTGCTTGGCCTTGGGGGATATCTATATGAAGGGAAACTCCCTCGAAGGGACCATTCCCGATTTAGAAGATTTACAGGATCTCCAGTTCTTAGATCTTTCCCTCAATAATCTATCAGGGCCAATCCCTCAATTCATTGCAAATCTAACTTCCTTACTCTCCTTTAACTTATCTTTTAACAATCTAGAAGGCGAGGTTCCTGTCACCGGAATATTTTCAAATGTGAGTGCAGATATGTTTATAGGGAACTCCAAGCTTTGTGGTGGGATTCAAGAGCTGCATTTACCACCTTGTGTTTATCAAGAAACTCAAAAGACACGGAAGAAGCATGCACTTGCCCTCAAGTTTATTTTGACCATTGTCTTTGTTGCTTCATTTTCAATCCTGGCCTTGTTAGTAGTTTTCCTTTGTTTGAGAAGAAGTTTGAGAAAAGATCAACCAGAAGATAAATCTAAATCTGCAAACTTCTATCCCAATATTTCTTATGAAGAGCTCCGCAATGCAACTGGTGGATTTTCTTCTGAAAATCTGATTGGCTCTGGCAGCTTCGGAACTGTTTACAAGGGATCCTTGGCCTCTGATGGGGCGGTCGTTGCTGTCAAGGTACTCAATCTCCAACATCAAGGTGCTTCTAAAAGCTTCATAGCAGAATGCCAAGCATTGAGAAACATTAGGCACCGGAACCTTGTTAAAGTCATCACAGCATGCTCTGGTTCTGATTATAAGGGAAACGAGTTCAAAGCTTTGGTTTTTGAGTTCATGCAGAACGGGAGCCTGGAAGAGTGGCTGCATCCAAAAGCAGAGACACAAAGGAGCAGCTTGACGATTCTTCAGAGAATAAATATTGTATTAGATGTGGCTTCTGCACTGCATTATCTTCATCATCAGTGTCAAATACCCATGATTCACTGTGATATAAAACCACAGAACATTCTTCTTGATGAAGATCTCACAGCTCATCTTGGAGATTTTGGTTTGGTTAGACTCGTTCCTGGATTCAGTATAGAACCCAATCTACATCAGTTTAGCTCACTTGGAGTTATGGGAACCATTGGCTATGCAGCTCCAG AATACGGCATGGGTGGTAAGGTCTCCATTTTAGGAGATATGTACAGTTTTGGAATCCTAATATTGGAGATATTCACTGGAAGAAGACCCACAGACACTTTGTTCCAAGAAAGCTCTAGTCTCCATCACTTTGTGGAAACAGCATTACCAGATAGCGAAATGGAGATTCTAGACAAAACAGCTCTAAATGGTGACATAATGGGGAAACCAACCAACGGAGAAGAATATTGGGCCAGTATAGAGAAAGAACAGATGGAATGCTTGGTTCGCATACTTGAGATAGGAGTTGCATGTTCAGCTGAATCCCCAAGAGACAGATTGACCATGAGACAAGTTTACAGTAAGTTGACACAAATCAGAGAAGATTTTCTAGGAGTAGAAGAAGTGAAGAGGCGATTGAGGCCATAG
- the LOC107765529 gene encoding uncharacterized protein LOC107765529 has protein sequence MSDPYEKVKGGRLTFKGGTVASRSKAIDKKKKKKKNKSTDDVVSDEPLTGDAAVAATEQDADAATDDIYTIDAAKRRKYDELFPVEAKKFGYDPNAKVKSVEDALDDRVKKKADRYCK, from the coding sequence ATGTCGGACCCATACGAGAAAGTGAAAGGAGGTCGGTTAACCTTCAAGGGAGGCACAGTAGCCAGCCGCAGCAAAGCAATcgacaagaagaagaagaaaaagaagaacaagtCCACCGACGACGTCGTTTCCGACGAGCCCTTGACCGGTGACGCTGCCGTTGCCGCTACTGAACAAGATGCCGACGCCGCTACTGATGATATTTATACGATTGACGCCGCTAAGCGTAGGAAATACGATGAGTTGTTTCCGGTCGAGGCTAAGAAATTCGGGTACGACCCGAATGCAAAAGTCAAGTCCGTTGAAGATGCCCTTGATGACCGGGTCAAGAAGAAAGCTGACCGTTACTGTAAATGA